GAGGAGCTTCGTCTCGGCCACGAATCGCGCGGGGATGTAGACGCGTGGCGCGAAAGCGGAGGTGATCCCTACGTCACCCGGGATCTTGCGGATGATCCCCGCCAGCCGGAAGCGCGTCTCACCCAGCGAGATCGAGTCCCCGATGCGCGCGTCGAGCGAGGAGAGGAGCGCCGGGTCCGCGACGACCTCGCGCCCGCGCGCGAGCCGCGCCCACGCGCCCGCCGGCTCCGTGACGATCTGCCCGTAGAACGGATATCCAGCCTCCACGGCGCGCACCTGCGACAACCGCGCGCCGCCCGTCCGCTCCAGCAGCGCCACCGACGCAAAGGAGACCACCTGCGCCACCGGAGTCCGGGCGCGGCGCAGCGAGTCGAGGAGCGCCGTGGTGCGCTTCCCGAAGGCGCGGTTGCTGGAGAACGCCACGTCGGCACCCAGCAGCGACCGGCTCTCCTGCCGCACCCCCGCGGCCAGGTTCGCCGCGAAGCTCTGGGTCGCGACCAGCGCCGCCACACCCAGCGAGATCGACGAGAGGAAGAGCAGGAGCCGCCGCCTGGCGAAGCGGCTCTCCCGCCACGCCAGCACGGCCAGCGGCGAGATGCGCTTCACGCGGCGCTCCGCTCGTCGCCGACGACGGCGCCGTCCTCCAGTCGGATCACGCGGCCCGCGCGCGTGGCGAGGTCCGGGTCGTGCGTGACGAGCACCAGCGTCGTCCCCTGCTCGCGGTTCAGCTCGAAGAGGAGGTCGATGATGCGGGTGCCGGTGGTGCGGTCCAGGTTCCCCGTGGGCTCGTCGGCAAAGAGCACGGTGGGGGCGTGGATGAAGGCGCGCGCGATGGCCACCCGCTGCTGCTCGCCGCCGGAGAGCTGGGCGGGATAGTGGTGCCCGCGGTCGCCGAGCCCCACGCGCGCCAGCAACTCCTGGGCGCGGGCGGGGTCGGGCGTGCCGCGCAGCTCCAGGGGGACCTCTACGTTCTCCCGCGCGGTAAGAGTGGGGATCAGCTGGAACGCCTGGAAGACGAAGCCGATCCGCTCCCTGCGCAGCCGGGCGCGGCCGTCCTCGGAGAGGGTGCCCAGGTCGGTCCCCTCCAGCTCCACGGAGCCGCGGGAGGGGCTGTCGAGCCCGGCGAGCAGGCCCAGGAGCGTCGTCTTTCCGCTCCCGGAGTGGCCCACGATGGCGACCGTTTCGCCCGCATCCACGCGGAAGTTCACATTGCGGAGCACGGCGAGCTGCTGCCCGCCGCTCCGATAGCTCTTTTCAAGATCACGAACGATGAGCATGCCTAGATTCCGCCTTTTCCGTGCGCTGCCGGTGCTTCTGGTGGCGCTGAACTTCGGGTGCAAGGGAGCGGAAAGCAAACCGGCGACGGCCTCGTCGACCGCCGCCGAAGCCGCGCAGAACCCGTCCGCGCGCAAGACGGTGCTCTTCCTGGGAACGTCGCTCACGGCCGCGCAGGGGCTGGACCCGGAGCAG
Above is a window of Longimicrobium sp. DNA encoding:
- a CDS encoding ABC transporter ATP-binding protein, producing the protein MLIVRDLEKSYRSGGQQLAVLRNVNFRVDAGETVAIVGHSGSGKTTLLGLLAGLDSPSRGSVELEGTDLGTLSEDGRARLRRERIGFVFQAFQLIPTLTARENVEVPLELRGTPDPARAQELLARVGLGDRGHHYPAQLSGGEQQRVAIARAFIHAPTVLFADEPTGNLDRTTGTRIIDLLFELNREQGTTLVLVTHDPDLATRAGRVIRLEDGAVVGDERSAA